The DNA window GACGGCAGAGACGCCACAAATGAAGTGTCGTACCTCTGTCTGGAAGCCACCAGAAACGTCAAGACCCACCAGCCAGGCCTTAGCGTGAGGATACACGCTGACTCACCGGATGAATTCCTTATGGCTGTATGCGAGCTTGTAAAGGAGGGCACGGGCTTCCCTGCAATACACAACGACAGGGCCGGCTACGAAATGCTTCTCAATGCAGGCCTCTCGCCAGAGGATGCGCGCGACTGGAGCAACTGCGGCTGCGTGGTGCCACACTTCAGGAAAGTCGGGGAATGGACATCGGCAGTAAACGTCAATCTGCCTGCGGCTTTCGAATACGCTACAAACAGGGGCAGGAGCAGGATTACAGGAGAGCTCATGGGGCTTGATGAGGTTTCGCCCAATGCTTTCGCCAGCTTTGAGGATGTCAAGCAGGCCTTCTACAAGCAGCTTGCCAATCTTGTAAAGCACTCTGTAATAGCTTCCGTTGTTGCCCAGAAGGTCCATACCGAGATAGTCCCAAGGCCGTACCTCTCGCTGCTTGTGGACGGCTGCATGGAAAAAGGCCTGGATCTCAGCCGCGGCGGAGCACTCTACAACGTGGGTCCTGTGCTTACAGGCATAGGCATAGCCAACGCCGCAAACTCGCTTGCGGCCATAAAAAGACTCGTGTTCGACCAGAAAGCCGTAAGCATGTCTCAGCTGTGCTCGGCTCTTGATGCAGATTGGAATGGCTTTGAGGACCTTAGAAAAACGGCCCTTGAATGCCCTAAATACGGCAATGACGATGACTATGTGGATTCGCTTGTTGTCGAAATATCCGACTTCTACAACAGGGAGATCAAAAAGTACAAGGACATATTCGGTTCGCCTTTCAACTCGGCTTTCATGGGGATATCCAACTATATCCCTACAGGCAGCATAATAGGCGCTACACCTGACGGCAGGATGGCTAAGGCTCCGCTTACAGAAGGAGTGTCTCCTCATGCAGGAACAGACATAACAAGCCCAACGGCGGCAATGCGCTCCGCGGCTAAAATAAACCACGACGTGCATTCCGGCGGAACTCTGCTCAACATCAAACTTTCGCCTGAGCTTCTTTCGTCACAGAGAAACCTCAAAAACCTGGCGGCTCTCATAAGGGCTTACTTCTCGCTTGGAGCGTTCCACGTCCAGTTCAATGTGATTTCAAGGGAGACACTTCTAGCTGCGCAGGCCAAGCCTGAGGAGTACAAGGACCTCCTGGTCAGGGTTGCCGGCTACAGCACACAGTTCGTAAACCTGTCAAAGCAGATGCAGGATGCGATAATAGCCAGAACGACATACGAGGAAATATAACACTGACCTGTCAGGCGGGGCTTTGGCTCCGCCTCATTCAACATATCTAAAGGACGGTATTATAATGACAAACAGGGAAAGCTTAGAAAAAACCGAAGGCATAATATTCGAAATGCAGCGCTGGTCACTTCACGACGGTGATG is part of the Peptoclostridium acidaminophilum DSM 3953 genome and encodes:
- a CDS encoding glycyl radical protein — translated: MNSERIEKIRQEYLNTRPAICVERTIAFTESHKQTEGQPLILRRAKAFNHLCNTLPTTIFEGELVVGTPGIYKRSGFICPEFSWKWVEEEMDSFESRSQDPYTIGDEQKAILKNDIFHYWKGKSLEETFLARLPEETARIGVDTGIIDNDSKWRSAVGEITPDYQDIIFVKGFAGIKQEALEKLEGIEPISNENIDKINFYKAAVESCDAIVTLANRFSKTALDMAARENETQRKIELLEISRICSVVPENPPQTFHEALQTVWFVQLGSILSENSLALNLGRFDQYIYPFYKKDFESGRITREQALELIECLWLKLSEWAWAISKNTAQYFAGYNAFQNLTVGGRTRDGRDATNEVSYLCLEATRNVKTHQPGLSVRIHADSPDEFLMAVCELVKEGTGFPAIHNDRAGYEMLLNAGLSPEDARDWSNCGCVVPHFRKVGEWTSAVNVNLPAAFEYATNRGRSRITGELMGLDEVSPNAFASFEDVKQAFYKQLANLVKHSVIASVVAQKVHTEIVPRPYLSLLVDGCMEKGLDLSRGGALYNVGPVLTGIGIANAANSLAAIKRLVFDQKAVSMSQLCSALDADWNGFEDLRKTALECPKYGNDDDYVDSLVVEISDFYNREIKKYKDIFGSPFNSAFMGISNYIPTGSIIGATPDGRMAKAPLTEGVSPHAGTDITSPTAAMRSAAKINHDVHSGGTLLNIKLSPELLSSQRNLKNLAALIRAYFSLGAFHVQFNVISRETLLAAQAKPEEYKDLLVRVAGYSTQFVNLSKQMQDAIIARTTYEEI